A stretch of DNA from Montipora foliosa isolate CH-2021 chromosome 4, ASM3666993v2, whole genome shotgun sequence:
acggatcTTTTTTTCGACTTAAGTTCAAAAGACACAACTTTTGGTCGAATCTGAGGGCTTGTACATTTAGGAATACTTTAACACACTCGGCGACAGAGTTGGcctctttctttcgtgctccgcggaagctccgcgcgtgaatcaaAACGATTacgaaagtgttgatgtaaactgtcaaaattgaccaatcagagggtataccaggagctggtataccggaatgaagaatttaaagagatgcttacaggctctcgcGCCTCGCCTctacccaagcccccactcacttttcacacgcagttcttttcgttttctcgactatctgagaacctggaacaggctaccTTATCTTCAGCATAAGATCAACTTAATTTTGCTTCGGCTGGCAATCGACGTCAATGTATCCTGGTGTTGCTGACACCACAAAACGGCCGATCGCATAGGGGGGGCCAAAGTTTCAATGTTCAGTAAGAAGCCTCAGCTCAGCCAAAAACATTTAAACGGTCTTACCAGCTCACTGGGACAGAGTGTCAAACTTGAATCGCTGCAAATGGCTAATGACCGTCGCATAAAATGATCTTGCACAAACTTCGCCAGCTCGTCATAGCTTTTAGCGGTACAATCTTCCGGGTGGCCAAACTTCGAATACGTTGATGTTATAAAAATACTGCTTTGGCTCCCATAGTGACCAATAAAATGAGTCTTTTCTTGTGTGGGTCGGTGATCACATTGTCCTCGAAGAAATGGCAAACGTACTCGACTTGATGGCGCCATTGTTCTGTGTTGTTAAACTCGTCTAATTTACCAAACGTGGGAATCTTTACATCCCAGTTTCGTTCATCCGTATTTATTGAAGTGCGGGTCGTTCGATAGTTTCCTTTTCGCCAAAGAAGTGACGTAGTTAACTTATAAAAGTAGCTAGAGAACGAAATCGCATAAAGCACAGGGCGTCATCACTAAAACAAGATCCTAATGCAACGTAGCAAAATCATGTGACCACTACCAAACTAGGCCATGGGACATCACAGATggatagaaagaaaaaaacattaaatattGCCAAGTGCTTTTTATTGCATTTCCTTATTACTGATAATTCCATGTTCTGAACTTAACGTGACAAGTCTAGCACATGAAAGATATCATCGTATTAGTTCCTTCGTACGTATCGCATAAGCACCCACAGAACTGAAGTTTTAGTCATGAACagctaatcttaggcctaaagaaacgttttaggcctaaggttagcttttcatgtaacagtcacggcaagtctatcgctttacctttctttttagtgccagcggttttccagttataatgaaatttcaacctgcaacctgcaacctgtaacctgcaaaaaatacctgccgatGACCAAGCCATTTCTGAACCCTGACCCAAACCTGGGGATAAGAGTTAATTCTGTTTCGGCGTTTGGTTGTTGATACAAGGATTTGGTTACGATAAGCTTGGGGGAAATTGCGGCTTGACCTTGAAGGATCCAAGGGCATCTTATGTTGAATGTAATTATTAGGAGATTGGACCCGTGTCTAGAGTATTATGGGATGTAGAGCGAGAGTAACACGATTTGAAGTTGTTGAAGACATTAAATGTTGAGTTTATATGAACTGGTGTCGTCATCTCTTCCACGCAACAACAGTAATATAAGTTTATTTGTTCAGTTTAATGGCGAATATGTTTACCTTGAAAAGAAATTTGTTGAAACGTAAAACTATGTTTCGTGGACTTGATTTAAATTCGTCTTGTCCTTAAAAGAACATTCGTTGAACACGACATGATTTTGTCCGGGTTGGCGCAAATATCTTGACCTTGACAACTTATATTTGTTGAACGTGAAGCCAAGTTTTCATAACTGGAAATTCCATACAGTCTTCTGAACATCAGTTTCCATATCTTCAGTTTATCGAAAAGTATTGCACTCGTTGCATTTTGCACACTGAATTCTGCTTTCAACAATTTAGGTACTTATAAATTAAAAGAGGCCGATCAAATAAGAGCATCTGGTGCTGCAAGCCGGACTCATCATGCGTTCAAAAGGCAGACTTTTTTTACTAATTTTGACCATGAAGTGATCTTTACCAAAAACTTCTTATCATCTAAACCTTTGCACGAAAATGGCCCGCAGGTACGTACgatttgaaacaaaattactggAGATTATTTATCCTCAATTTACGCATGTACAGTCATGTATGTCTCTATAACAATACGCATGGTCTCACTCATGTCTCATTGGCCGGTCGAGAAAGTCAGAGTTAAGTGCAATGTATCCAATCTTTAAAAGTACGTAGTATTTTCTGACACTGAGATGTCAACTGACGTTGATTAATTAAGTACCGGTAAGCAAAAATGCTTAAAACGCGTGGAAGTATACAAAATTTTGTTGAGACTGAAATCGACTACCCAGACAATTCTTTGAAAAAGAGCAAACACTGACTCCCAAAGCTTTAATTGAAAGAAGCCAGTCAAGAAAAACCCATATCGAGTTTCTTAAAGACGAAGAACGAAGAAACGAAGAAGACAGCTGTTTGAATGTACTAATTGAATTTACATAAATTGGTCGATTTGGCTTTCATCCAGAATTGTATTGCGTTTGCTTTGTGAAAAAATCCTTACTCACCGTGTGGACTCAAAGTTGAACTTAAAACTTGTCGGGGTTTCATCCATACAATCAACAGTCAACATAAATGCTGGGATCTTCCAACGAAACCAATAACGAATGCTTTATCACGGTACCTGTTTTGTTCCTGATGGGAGAAAAACATGTCCTCTTGGTCAATATCGCTGCAAATGTATTTTTCATGTTAACAGCAAGTTTGGGAAACGCTTCCATTCTGTTCAGTTTCCTGTACGTGCCATCTTTGCGTTCAACATCAAATTATTTGTTGTGTGGACTGGCCTTGACTGACCTAGGGGTAGGACTTGTGGTTCATCCTTTGTACGTCTCTGTAATGTACGGTCTCTACAATAACACTACACCACATTGTATCATACTCTCATTTTACAGCATAGCCACGTCATTCTTTGCCGGTGTTTCCCTTTTATACATTACAGTCATTGGTACAGACAGGTATCTTGCGATTACTTTGAACCTCCGTTACCACGAATTCGTGACAGAAAGAAAATCTAAGATTACGCAGGTAGTTCTGTGGTCAGTGAGTGGTTTAATGACTCTTGTGTGGCTTGAAGGCTTTCTGATTTACTCGACGATCGCAGCCGTTGTTGTTGCAGTTTCTCTCGTAGTGACATTTGCTGTTTATACCAAATTGTATTTTGTTGTGAGACGCCACAAATCTCAAATCCAGAGTCAAATACCAACGCAAATGTGCGACTTCGAAAACGTTCGCCTGAGGAGGCTACAGAGATCGGCCATTAACACTTTGTACGTCTTTTTCACCTTCCTGCTCTGTTACCTTCCTTTCTTTGTCTCCACAGCAATAGGTAACATGTCATCTTCGCCAAAAAAAGAAGTGGTTATTTTGTACGAATTCACCACGACATTAATGCTCTCCAACTCATCTATCAATCCGCTGATGTATTGCTTTCGTTTGCTTGAATTCAGAAATGCTGTCAAGACGACTTTCAAAAGAGTTTTCTGCTTGCGTTCTTCTCATGAATAAGCAAGTTCTCATCAAGTCTTTTCTCAAATGGACTCTCTCAAGAATTTAAGAGGTGCAAGATTTATGCTACACACAAGGCTTATCAGCACATTGACAAACCGTACGGTTTTTATTTCAGGCCTTAAAATTAAGGGCCGCTAACTGCGAGAAAAGGCTACCTTATACTCAACTCACCGAATAATGAGAACACCGAGTTGCAATTTGTGAACACACGATTAATCTGGAAAGTTAAAACCTCCagaagtgaaaagaaaaacgtgttGAGAAACGAGCTTGGTCAGAagatctgaaaaaaaaaactgctccTAGCTAACAATACCAGTTGGTAATATGGCTCTGTGCATACATAACGGTAATGGCCAGTCGAGTCACAGGGAAGATGTTCGCGTGCATGAGCAAGCGTATTTCTCGCTATTAACAGTTGTTTACTTCTAATGAAAGGCTCTAGTAAGGCACGAAGGAAGGAGACGTGCAATGCACTAAGATCATGGCGAGTGGTGCATGCAAAAGATTAACGTAAACCGTGAATCATTGTATCTGACGCATTTCCTGTGGGTAAAAGAGGTTTCTATGAAAGACGCTAGGAGAAATTGAAGTTAAGGAGCCTAAAAGTGCTGTGTATACGGTGGCGCAGTTGATTTTGTGTACTTCACTTTACCAATTACTTGCCCCTATTCGCTGTGCACCTTAACGTtaacccagaaattacttttaaacaacacaactCAAAGCGTCACGACAAAAAAAAATCGCTGTCCAGCACAAATAATTTAGTTTCAAACAACAgagacaaacttgaaaaaccGTTGAgctgaacaatttttaaaaacccCGACTGTAACCCTACTCTTCCTTCTTTTCTATTTGCTGCTATATTCAAACCTTTCTTCATTGTTTTAAGTCATTATTTTTACGTTTTGCATGACTTGGTTGTCAGTTCCCAGCCACGAAAATTGGCTAAATTTCGTGTCACAGCCCCTTAAAGCAGCTGCAACTGAAAACTCAGAGAAATCCATACTTCAAATAGAACTTAACTCGTAGTGTTGTGCGTATATCACGATTTTTCTCTCCTTCATATCTGTATTGATAAATATGTCATTTATAGAGCGCTAGCTAATTTAGGCCGTGACTTTCGAACAGTTCGTGATTAGTCTAATACGATGACGTCCTAGACGTGAGAAACAATTTTTGGCTTGCTAATCAGAAGAACTGCGAGACGGTAAATATATTTCTTTGATTTGAATTAACGTTT
This window harbors:
- the LOC137999223 gene encoding adenosine receptor A3-like produces the protein MLGSSNETNNECFITVPVLFLMGEKHVLLVNIAANVFFMLTASLGNASILFSFLYVPSLRSTSNYLLCGLALTDLGVGLVVHPLYVSVMYGLYNNTTPHCIILSFYSIATSFFAGVSLLYITVIGTDRYLAITLNLRYHEFVTERKSKITQVVLWSVSGLMTLVWLEGFLIYSTIAAVVVAVSLVVTFAVYTKLYFVVRRHKSQIQSQIPTQMCDFENVRLRRLQRSAINTLYVFFTFLLCYLPFFVSTAIGNMSSSPKKEVVILYEFTTTLMLSNSSINPLMYCFRLLEFRNAVKTTFKRVFCLRSSHE